From the genome of Corallococcus macrosporus DSM 14697:
CCCTGGAAGCGCGGGTTGGCGCCCAGGCGCGAGGTGGCCGCGGCGAGCGCCACCGGGTCCCGGTCCACGCCCACCACCGTGGCGCCCGAGGCCAGCAGCGCCTCCGAGTGGCCCCCGCCACCCAGCGTCCCGTCGATGATGACCCTCCCATCCGCCGGCCGGAGCAGTTCCACTGCTTCCCGCAGGAGGACGGTCTGGTGCTGGAAGTCCAGAGCCGCCACGGGCCGTCAGACGAAAGGCGCCCGCGCCAGCGCGAAGGCGGCCCGGGCATCGTTCATGTGCGGGTAGATTTCGAAGCAGTCGTGGGCGCCGGCCGCGCGGAAGATGGCGGCCAGGTACGGCGACAGCCCGGACAGCTTCACGTCCCCACCCGCGCGGCGGAACGCGTCCGTGCGCGCCATCAGCGGCTTGACGCCGCGGTAGTTCAGGTGGCCCACGTCTCCGAAGTCCAGCACCACCTGGCGCGTGCCGCGGTTCAGCTTGCGGCCCAGGTCGTCGCACAGCTCGAGCAGGTCCTGCTCGCTCAGCTCGCCCTCCAGCATGAGCGTCTCGACACGGCCGGCGGCCATCGCCGCGCCCGCCAACCCTGGCCGAACCTCCAGAACCTGGTTCATACGCTTGCCACCCTCCCGGTACTTCGGGGTCCTGTCGACTTTCACGTCACGCCTGCCGCAGCTCGGCGAGCACCTTCATCACGTCCGCGGAGGTCGCTTCCTGGCGCGCTTCTTCCTGCGCCTTCGCCCACCCCTCGCAGCTCCACAGCTCAATCACCTTCACCATCCCCGCCCACACCACGTCCTTCTCCAACCCCGCATAGGCGCGGAGCGACGGCGGGATGAGCAGGCGCCCCAGCTTGTCCAACGGGCACTCCTGCGCGCTGGCCACGTACAGGCGCATCAGCGTCTTCACCCCCTGCTCCATCGGGTTGCGCTTGGCCAACGACGCCTCGAGCGCTTCCCACTCCCGCACCGGGTAGGCGTGGAGGCACCGGTCGAGCGCCGTCGTGAGGATGAGCCTCTCGTCGTAGGCGCCCACCAGCGTGTCCCGGAGCTTCGCCGGGAGGCTCGTCCGCCCCTTCGCGTCGATCTGGTGCTCATAGACGCCTCGGAACACTCGGGACGATCCACCTTTTCAGCCCACCAAGGGATGAAGCTCCACTCCTTCCCACTCCTTACCACTGCCGGGCGGCATACATACGCGCCCCACCTGGGGGGGTCAAGAAACCGCAACAGGTTGAAACAGCGGTTTGTCCGCGCCCGACGTCCTGAAAGGCCGTCACACCTGGAAGGTCCAGTGCCTGGCGCGGTACGACGCCCTACCTATTGCGCTGGGGTAAACTTGAGTTCCCCCCGGACCCAGGCGCAAAGTGTCAGCCGCGTGAACACGAACGTTCGGCTGAAGGTGGCCTACAAGACGCCGCAGTCCCTGGTGGGGGAGTACACGCGCAGTGTCGGCCTGGGGGGCGTCACCCTGGAGACGCGCCGCAGCCTGCCGCTGGGGACTCGCTTCACCTTCGAGCTGCATGCGGGCGGCGTGCCCCGGCCCGTGGAGGTGCTGGGGGAGGTGGTCCAGGTCGTCCCGCACGCGGAGGCGCAGCGCTTCCTGCTCACCGTCCGCTATGGGGTCGGCGAGGACCGCAGCGCGCTGGACGCCATCCTCCAGCGCATCTACTCCACCGAGGAGCATGCGGGCCTGCGCCGCTTCCCGCGGCTGCCCCTGTACCTGCGCGCCCTGGAGGCGGCGCCCCTGTCCCCGGGCTTCGTCGTCCGGGACATCTCCCGGGGCGGCGTGGGGCTGGAGGTGCAGGCCCCTGCCCTGCCGCGCCAGGTGAAGGTCGGCACGCCCTTCCTGCTGGAGATGGACTTCCGGGACGGGCCCATGCTGCTGCACGGCGAGGTGGTGTGGACCTCCACCGTGCCCCGGAAGAACTCGGGGACGGTGACGCCGGGCTTCGGCGCCACCTTCGGGCGGCTCCGCCCGGACATGCAGCAGCGGCTGGACGGGCTGCTGTCCCTGGCGTCGCTGCCGCCCGTCCCGTGGAAGGCCCGGGTGAGCTTCGGCATGGAGGCCGTCGCGCGGATGCCGTGACGGCCCCTGCCTCCCGTGGCGGCTACACCGCGCCCAGCGGGTAGCCGCTGGCGGACTCCAGGGCCGCCACCACCGTCTCGCGCAGCGCCGCCGGGTCATAGGGCGTGAAGACGTCCAG
Proteins encoded in this window:
- a CDS encoding STAS domain-containing protein; the encoded protein is MNQVLEVRPGLAGAAMAAGRVETLMLEGELSEQDLLELCDDLGRKLNRGTRQVVLDFGDVGHLNYRGVKPLMARTDAFRRAGGDVKLSGLSPYLAAIFRAAGAHDCFEIYPHMNDARAAFALARAPFV
- the mraZ gene encoding division/cell wall cluster transcriptional repressor MraZ, translated to MFRGVYEHQIDAKGRTSLPAKLRDTLVGAYDERLILTTALDRCLHAYPVREWEALEASLAKRNPMEQGVKTLMRLYVASAQECPLDKLGRLLIPPSLRAYAGLEKDVVWAGMVKVIELWSCEGWAKAQEEARQEATSADVMKVLAELRQA
- a CDS encoding PilZ domain-containing protein, whose translation is MNTNVRLKVAYKTPQSLVGEYTRSVGLGGVTLETRRSLPLGTRFTFELHAGGVPRPVEVLGEVVQVVPHAEAQRFLLTVRYGVGEDRSALDAILQRIYSTEEHAGLRRFPRLPLYLRALEAAPLSPGFVVRDISRGGVGLEVQAPALPRQVKVGTPFLLEMDFRDGPMLLHGEVVWTSTVPRKNSGTVTPGFGATFGRLRPDMQQRLDGLLSLASLPPVPWKARVSFGMEAVARMP